Proteins from a single region of Gordonia hongkongensis:
- a CDS encoding TetR family transcriptional regulator, whose translation MPESSETGGLRARRRDATRLEIHEAAVDLFERNGFDETTVDEIAAAAGVSPRTFFRYFPTKEECVLFDRFGFDQALDDHLAGTDPDALSLADIEGVYRQLLEGFGDRSDDVSAHFMRVQKLVLATPTLSRAALGRYADKSRRRPEALGDRSSARTRGQLRMILEIANLEVQCAFEEWVEINERPGSSGTPRPLVDVYDDVCRRMREL comes from the coding sequence ATGCCGGAATCCTCCGAGACCGGCGGGTTGCGGGCCCGCCGTCGAGATGCGACGCGCCTGGAGATCCACGAGGCCGCAGTGGATCTGTTCGAGCGCAACGGATTCGACGAGACGACGGTCGACGAGATCGCCGCTGCCGCCGGGGTCTCCCCGCGCACGTTCTTCCGGTACTTCCCGACCAAGGAAGAGTGCGTGCTCTTCGACCGCTTCGGTTTCGACCAGGCACTCGACGACCATCTGGCCGGCACCGACCCCGATGCCCTGTCGCTCGCCGACATCGAGGGCGTCTACCGGCAGCTGCTGGAGGGGTTCGGTGATCGCAGCGACGACGTGTCCGCCCATTTCATGCGCGTGCAGAAACTCGTACTCGCGACACCCACCCTGAGCCGAGCCGCCCTCGGCCGCTACGCCGACAAGTCACGCCGACGGCCCGAGGCCCTGGGCGACCGCAGCTCGGCGCGAACTCGCGGTCAGCTACGGATGATCCTGGAGATCGCCAATCTCGAGGTGCAGTGCGCCTTCGAGGAATGGGTCGAGATCAACGAGCGTCCCGGGTCGTCGGGGACGCCCCGGCCACTCGTGGACGTCTACGACGACGTGTGCCGTCGGATGCGGGAGCTGTGA
- a CDS encoding WhiB family transcriptional regulator: MQPTCTSNPDAWFPEQAAGARSLANRHAVDGCVRCPIRSRCARLALDDPTHLTGIWAGVYVPPPGNQHRARTHALNRLQSIGFPHAHPNEEHRTTA, from the coding sequence ATGCAACCCACGTGTACCTCGAACCCGGACGCCTGGTTCCCGGAGCAGGCCGCCGGTGCCCGGAGCCTGGCCAACCGGCACGCTGTCGACGGGTGCGTCCGCTGTCCGATCCGCTCGCGCTGCGCCCGCCTCGCACTGGACGATCCGACTCACCTGACCGGGATCTGGGCGGGTGTCTACGTGCCGCCGCCGGGCAACCAGCACCGGGCCCGTACCCATGCACTGAATCGACTGCAATCCATCGGCTTTCCGCACGCGCACCCGAACGAAGAGCACCGGACGACGGCCTGA
- a CDS encoding VOC family protein, with protein MMITTTTHLNFRGDARPALEFYRSVFGGQMVIRTYGDFGMPAEAPGADDVVFGSVVSDNGFRVMAYDVPGPAGVSADVAGTTRRENGMTVTDASFFVSVRGETLDEVQQFWDGLSVGASTVEPLAASQWSPGFGMLTDRFGVTWVLDVAS; from the coding sequence ATGATGATCACCACCACCACGCACCTCAACTTCCGTGGCGATGCACGCCCGGCCCTGGAGTTCTACCGGTCGGTCTTCGGCGGCCAGATGGTCATCCGGACCTACGGCGACTTCGGGATGCCCGCCGAGGCGCCCGGTGCTGACGACGTGGTCTTCGGATCGGTCGTATCAGACAACGGGTTCCGAGTGATGGCGTATGACGTTCCGGGTCCGGCGGGTGTTTCGGCAGACGTTGCCGGCACGACGAGACGCGAGAACGGGATGACGGTCACCGACGCGTCCTTCTTCGTCTCCGTCCGAGGGGAGACCCTCGACGAAGTGCAGCAGTTCTGGGACGGGCTGTCCGTCGGGGCGTCGACCGTCGAACCGCTCGCCGCGTCGCAGTGGAGTCCCGGTTTCGGCATGCTGACCGACAGATTCGGGGTCACCTGGGTCCTCGACGTCGCGTCCTGA
- the ggh gene encoding glucosylglycerate hydrolase — protein MARYGFTPTQLSARAAYLLRGNDLGTMTSAAPKLYPHMWSWDAAFVTVGLAPLSVERAVIEMDTLLSAQWRNGMIPHIVFANGRDGYFPGPARWECARLAECAPDFPDTSGITQPPVHAIAVQRILDHSRRHGRTTRAVANEFIDRRWSSLVRWHRWLAHARDPNGRGRITIFHGWESGMDNSPRWDSAYANVIPGVDLPPYQRADLDHVDDFSMRPTDLEYDRYIWLVEQMKRANYDDELLPKVMSFAVEDVFVSAIFAVACDVLATIGEDYSKPRSDVRDLRAWADRFRAGVVSAANDRNGAARDFDLRANSWINTETIAVFAPLLCGGLSRDRERALLRLFDGPRYCGHPDLRYAVPPSTSPISADFRPREYWRGPVWPVMTWLFSWAFARRGWTERSARLREEGLRQATDGTFAEYYEPFTGEPLGSMQQSWTAASVLDWLD, from the coding sequence GTGGCCAGGTACGGATTCACCCCAACGCAGCTGTCGGCACGTGCCGCGTACCTGCTTCGAGGCAACGACCTGGGCACGATGACAAGCGCTGCGCCCAAGTTGTATCCGCACATGTGGAGCTGGGATGCGGCGTTCGTCACGGTCGGTCTCGCACCGTTGTCGGTGGAGCGGGCCGTCATCGAGATGGACACCCTGCTGTCGGCGCAGTGGCGCAACGGGATGATTCCGCACATCGTCTTCGCGAACGGCCGCGACGGCTACTTCCCGGGGCCGGCTCGCTGGGAGTGCGCCCGCCTCGCCGAGTGCGCGCCCGACTTCCCCGACACGTCCGGTATCACCCAGCCGCCGGTGCATGCGATCGCGGTGCAGCGCATCCTCGATCACTCCCGACGCCACGGTCGCACCACCCGCGCCGTCGCCAACGAGTTCATCGACCGGCGCTGGAGTTCGCTGGTGCGGTGGCACCGGTGGCTGGCACACGCGCGAGACCCCAACGGGCGCGGGCGGATCACCATCTTCCACGGCTGGGAGTCGGGGATGGACAACTCGCCACGCTGGGATTCCGCGTACGCCAACGTGATCCCCGGGGTGGACCTCCCCCCGTACCAACGCGCCGACCTCGATCACGTCGACGACTTCTCGATGCGGCCCACCGACCTCGAGTACGACCGTTACATCTGGCTGGTCGAACAGATGAAGCGCGCCAACTACGACGACGAATTGCTCCCGAAGGTGATGAGCTTCGCCGTCGAGGATGTGTTCGTCAGCGCGATCTTCGCCGTTGCCTGCGACGTGCTGGCGACGATCGGCGAGGATTACTCCAAGCCGCGGTCGGACGTGCGGGATCTCCGCGCGTGGGCTGACCGGTTCCGGGCCGGGGTCGTGTCCGCCGCCAACGACCGGAACGGTGCCGCACGGGATTTCGACCTGCGCGCCAACTCGTGGATCAACACCGAGACGATCGCGGTGTTCGCGCCGCTGCTATGCGGCGGCCTCTCCCGGGACCGCGAACGCGCGCTGCTGCGACTCTTCGACGGTCCGCGGTACTGCGGCCACCCGGATCTGCGGTATGCGGTCCCGCCGTCGACGTCACCGATCTCGGCCGACTTCCGCCCGCGCGAGTACTGGCGCGGGCCCGTCTGGCCGGTGATGACCTGGCTCTTCAGCTGGGCGTTCGCCCGCCGTGGCTGGACCGAGCGGTCGGCGCGCCTGCGCGAGGAAGGACTCCGCCAGGCCACCGACGGGACGTTCGCCGAGTACTACGAGCCGTTCACCGGGGAGCCGCTCGGCAGCATGCAGCAGAGCTGGACCGCGGCGTCGGTGCTGGACTGGCTCGACTGA
- a CDS encoding helix-turn-helix transcriptional regulator gives MRTPTARHLRLLSLLQTRRDWPGALLADRLEVSHRTIRRDVDRLRDMGYNIQATMGPEGGYRLEAGAELPPLLFDDDQVVALALALQTASATGVDVGEPAARALATVRQLMPSRLRHRLDALPVTAGGPETDLAGPDVLSAISRAVHHRHVLRFDYARRVGSPESADSRSTASVPDVSPPRRVEPHHLLTARGRWYLVAWDLERDDWRIFRADRMSPRVPTGPQFTRRDLPTGDPASFVAARFKGSTDSDTWPCRGKVILDLPARDVAPFAGDGTVEELDFDCCSVELGSWSWIGMAASLNRFDCSVEVVYPAELAAAFGVLAARNAATAESSGGPGLPSGPVPSC, from the coding sequence GTGCGCACACCGACCGCCCGGCACCTACGGCTGCTGTCTCTGCTGCAGACGCGGCGGGACTGGCCCGGCGCGCTGCTGGCCGACCGTCTGGAGGTCAGCCACCGCACCATCCGACGGGACGTGGACCGTCTGCGCGACATGGGCTACAACATCCAGGCGACGATGGGACCCGAGGGCGGTTATAGACTCGAGGCCGGCGCGGAGTTGCCGCCGCTGCTCTTCGACGACGACCAGGTGGTCGCCCTCGCGCTCGCCCTGCAGACCGCGAGCGCCACCGGTGTGGATGTCGGTGAGCCGGCCGCACGTGCGCTGGCGACCGTCCGGCAACTCATGCCCTCCCGTCTCCGCCATCGTCTCGATGCGCTCCCCGTCACCGCCGGTGGCCCCGAGACCGATCTGGCTGGGCCGGATGTGCTGAGCGCGATATCGCGGGCCGTCCACCACCGCCACGTCCTCCGGTTCGACTACGCACGCCGTGTCGGCTCACCCGAGTCAGCTGATTCTCGTTCCACTGCATCGGTTCCCGACGTCTCACCACCGCGCCGGGTGGAACCGCACCACCTCCTGACCGCTCGGGGACGCTGGTACCTGGTGGCGTGGGATCTCGAGCGAGACGACTGGCGCATCTTCCGTGCCGATCGAATGAGCCCGCGAGTACCCACCGGTCCGCAGTTCACTCGGCGCGACCTACCGACGGGAGACCCCGCATCGTTCGTCGCCGCCCGGTTCAAGGGCTCGACCGATTCCGACACGTGGCCGTGCCGCGGCAAGGTGATACTCGACCTGCCTGCCCGCGATGTCGCCCCGTTCGCCGGCGACGGCACCGTCGAAGAACTCGACTTCGATTGTTGCAGTGTGGAACTCGGCTCCTGGTCATGGATCGGGATGGCCGCGTCGCTCAACCGGTTCGACTGTTCCGTCGAAGTCGTATACCCGGCCGAACTCGCCGCGGCCTTCGGCGTCCTCGCGGCCCGCAACGCGGCCACGGCAGAGAGCTCAGGCGGCCCGGGCCTTCCCTCGGGCCCGGTTCCGTCCTGCTGA
- a CDS encoding MDR family MFS transporter, with the protein MTENAALPGTDNRTDTGTDRSAVLLIGVLLVAAFVVILNETILSVALPTLMADLEITAATAQWLTSGFLLTMAIVIPITGYLMQRFTLRSIYIAAMTLFTIGTLAAALAPGFELLIVARVVQASGTALMVPLLMTTILNVVPEQNRGRTMGLVSIVIAVAPAVGPTVSGLILQSLSWRAMFWIVLPIAIGALILGGVFVRNVTERRPAQLDLISVPLSALGFGGVVYGLSSIGESAGGHAPIPPWVPLVIGAVALALFVVRQLKLADRGLALLDLRTFAIAPFRLAVVLMAGFMLTLFGALILLPLFLQNVMGKDVLTTGLVLLPGGLVMGLLAPFVGALFDKVGARPLVLPGTLAVSAGTWLLTTLDAGSSLGMVIAAHVILSAGIAFGLTPLMTSALGLLSPELYSHGSATVSTIQQVAGAAGTALFITLMSRGTQSAIDDGVNPLQAGADGIYLAFVVAACLSLVLIAAAALVRGRTGAPAARAAESA; encoded by the coding sequence GTGACCGAGAACGCCGCCCTCCCGGGCACCGACAACCGCACCGACACCGGCACGGATCGCAGCGCCGTGCTGCTCATCGGGGTCTTGCTGGTCGCGGCCTTCGTGGTGATCCTGAACGAGACGATCCTGAGCGTCGCACTGCCCACCCTGATGGCCGACCTCGAGATCACCGCCGCCACCGCGCAATGGCTCACCAGCGGGTTCCTGCTGACGATGGCGATCGTCATCCCGATCACCGGCTACCTGATGCAGCGCTTCACCCTGCGGTCGATCTACATCGCGGCGATGACGTTGTTCACGATCGGCACCCTCGCCGCCGCCCTCGCGCCGGGCTTCGAACTCCTGATCGTCGCCCGCGTGGTGCAGGCGTCCGGCACCGCGCTCATGGTCCCGCTGCTGATGACGACGATCCTGAACGTCGTCCCGGAGCAGAATCGGGGCCGCACGATGGGACTGGTCTCCATCGTCATCGCCGTCGCGCCGGCCGTCGGTCCGACGGTGTCCGGCCTGATCCTGCAGTCCCTCAGCTGGCGAGCCATGTTCTGGATCGTGCTGCCCATCGCGATCGGTGCGCTGATCCTCGGCGGGGTGTTCGTCCGCAACGTCACCGAACGGCGGCCCGCGCAGCTCGACCTCATCTCGGTCCCGTTGTCGGCTCTCGGCTTCGGCGGTGTCGTCTACGGTCTCAGCAGCATCGGGGAGTCGGCGGGTGGGCACGCCCCGATCCCACCGTGGGTGCCACTCGTCATCGGCGCCGTCGCGCTCGCGTTGTTCGTCGTGCGACAGCTCAAACTCGCCGACCGCGGCTTGGCACTGCTCGACCTGCGGACCTTCGCGATCGCACCGTTCCGCTTGGCCGTCGTGCTGATGGCCGGGTTCATGCTGACGCTCTTCGGCGCGCTCATCCTGCTTCCCCTTTTCCTACAGAACGTGATGGGCAAGGACGTCCTGACCACCGGCCTCGTGCTCCTGCCCGGTGGCCTGGTGATGGGTCTGCTGGCGCCCTTCGTCGGTGCATTGTTCGACAAGGTCGGTGCACGACCACTGGTGCTACCGGGCACCTTGGCCGTCAGTGCCGGCACGTGGCTGCTCACCACGCTCGACGCCGGGTCGTCGTTGGGCATGGTGATCGCGGCTCACGTGATCCTCAGTGCTGGTATCGCTTTCGGTCTGACGCCGCTCATGACCTCAGCGCTGGGATTGCTGAGTCCCGAGCTGTACTCGCACGGCAGCGCGACCGTCAGCACCATCCAGCAGGTCGCGGGAGCGGCAGGCACCGCGCTGTTCATCACGCTGATGTCCCGGGGTACACAGTCGGCCATCGACGACGGGGTGAACCCGCTGCAGGCGGGGGCCGACGGCATTTACCTGGCCTTCGTCGTCGCGGCCTGCCTGTCGCTTGTGCTCATCGCAGCGGCCGCGCTCGTCCGTGGCCGAACGGGTGCGCCGGCGGCCCGGGCCGCCGAGTCGGCCTAG